Proteins encoded together in one Pangasianodon hypophthalmus isolate fPanHyp1 chromosome 18, fPanHyp1.pri, whole genome shotgun sequence window:
- the tnni1d gene encoding troponin I, skeletal, slow d — protein MDALFQARPRGNPKAFDKPKCKISASRKLSLKMLLLNRAMEELEKEKQDRDEEKSRYLEEKMAPLQLSGLSLEDLQNLCRQLYEKIEIVDEERYDCEAKVMKHNSDIHELKLKVQDLGGKFKKPALRKVRVSADEMMRALLGSKHKGSMDLRANLKSVKKEDIKQEKVLTSEVGDWRKNVEAMSGMEGRKKMFDAAGGAQ, from the exons ATGGATGCCCTGTTCCAGGCACGTCCAAGAGGAAACCCAAAAGCTTTTGACAAG CCAAAATGCAAGATTTCTGCATCTCGGAAACTCTCTCTCAAG ATGCTGCTCCTCAACAGAGCCATGGAAGAGTTGGAGAAGGAGAAACAAGACAGGGATGAAGAGAAATCACGCTACCTGGAAGAAAAAATGGCTCCTCTTCAACTCTCAGGGCTCTCACTGGAAGATTTACAA AATCTGTGCCGACAACTCTATGAAAAGATTGAAATTGTGGATGAAGAGCGATACGACTGTGAGGCTAAAGTGATGAAGCATAATAGTGAT ATTcatgaactgaagctgaaaGTTCAAGATCTGGGAGGTAAGTTTAAGAAGCCAGCCCTGAGGAAGGTACGTGTTTCTGCTGATGAGATGATGCGAGCTCTGCTGGGCTCCAAGCACAAGGGCTCCATGGACCTGCGAGCCAACCTCAAGTCTGTCAAGAAAGAGGATATCAAACAAGAGAAG gtcCTGACTTCAGAGGTAGGCGACTGGCGTAAGAATGTGGAGGCCATGTCTGgtatggaaggaaggaagaagatgTTTGATGCTGCTGGAGGAGCCCAGTAA